A window of Sagittula sp. P11 genomic DNA:
CGCGCAGAGCGAACCTTCCTGACACTGGGCGCGACATCGCACGGGACAGACCAATGATCGCCATCATCTTCGAAGTGACCCCCGCCGAGGGCAAGAAGGACGCCTACCTCGACATCGCCGCCTCCATGCGGCCGCTCGTCGAACAGGTCGAAGGCTTCATCTCGGTCGAACGCTTCCAGTCGCTGACCAACCCGGAAAAGCTCCTGTCGATCAGCTTCTTCGAGGACGAGGCCGCGGTCGAACGCTGGCGCCAGCTGGAAAAGCACCGCGCCGCGCAATCCGCCGGGCGGAAGGGCATCTTTGCCGACTACCGCCTGCGCGTGGCGCATGTGCTGCGCGACTACGGCATGACCGAACGCGCCGAGGCGCCCGTGGACAGCAAGGCCGCGCACGACCACACGGCTGCGTGATCGCGTATGAAATGTGTGGCGGGCGGCAGGGAGCCGTGTGAACTGGAGATGCATTTTCGCATTTCAAAGGACTTTTCACATGACCACGTTTGACCGCCGTGCCGTGCTCCGCATCGGGGCCGGCCTCACCCTTCTGCCCGTCTCCGCGCTGACCGCCCGCGCCGCCAGCCACGCCGGCGCCGCCGTCACCATGTCGGGCATGGCCTTCGCGCCCGCCGCCCTGACGGTCAAGGCCGGGACCACCGTCACCTTCATGAACGAGGACGGCGCCCCGCACACCGCCACCGGCGACGGCTGGGACACCGGCCGCCTGAACCGGGGCGACAGCAAGGACGTCACCTTCGACACCGCCGGCACCTTCGCCTACGTCTGCGCGATCCATCCCTCGATGAAGGGCACGATCACCGTCGAATGACGGGCCGGGCCCTGCGCCGAAAACGACACGGGGGGCGCGGCATATGCCGGCCCCCCGCTTTCGTTCGCCAATGAAGGCCCGTCAGACCCCGGCAGCCACCATCGCCTCCGCGAGGACCGGCACGGTCTTTGCGTTCAGGCCCGCCACGTTGATCCGCGAATCGCCGACCATGTAGACGCCGTGCGACTGGCGCATCGCTTCCACCTGCTCCGGCGTGGCGCCGAGGCGCGAGAACATGCCGCGGTGCTGCGCGATGAAGCCGAAGCGGTCCGACCCGGTCAGCCGCTGCAGTTCGACGGCCAGCTGTTCGCGCAGACCCAGGACGCCCTCGCGGATCTCGCGCACTTCCTCTTCCCAGTCGGCCCGCAGCGCCGGATCGTCCAGCACCATCGTCACCAGCCGCGCCCCGTGGTCCGGCGGGAACGAGAAGTTCTGCCGGTTGAGGTGGTTCAGCATCCCCTGGTTGGCCTTCTGCCGCACCGGGTCCTGCGCCACGGCCATCAACAGGCCGGTGCGTTCGCGGTAGACCCCGAAGTTCTTGGAGCACGAGGCCGCCACCAGCACCTCGGGCATCTGCGACACGACCATGCGCAGGCCGGCCGCGTCCTCGTCCAGACCGTCACCGAAGCCCTGGTAAGCGATGTCGATCATCGGGGTCGCGCCGTTCTTCAGCAGCAGGTCGATGACCTCCTGCCACTGGGTCGCGTTCAGGTTCGCGCCGGTCGGGTTGTGGCAGCAGCCGTGCAGCAGCACCACGTCGCCCACCCGCGCATCGGCGAGGTCTTCCATCATGCCGGCGAAATCCACCGCCCGGGTCTCGGAATCGAAGTAGCGGTAGGGCTGCATGTGCATCTCGAGATGCTTCAGCATGGTGATGTGGTTCGGCCAGGACGGATCG
This region includes:
- a CDS encoding antibiotic biosynthesis monooxygenase; its protein translation is MIAIIFEVTPAEGKKDAYLDIAASMRPLVEQVEGFISVERFQSLTNPEKLLSISFFEDEAAVERWRQLEKHRAAQSAGRKGIFADYRLRVAHVLRDYGMTERAEAPVDSKAAHDHTAA
- a CDS encoding plastocyanin/azurin family copper-binding protein, translated to MTTFDRRAVLRIGAGLTLLPVSALTARAASHAGAAVTMSGMAFAPAALTVKAGTTVTFMNEDGAPHTATGDGWDTGRLNRGDSKDVTFDTAGTFAYVCAIHPSMKGTITVE
- a CDS encoding amino acid aminotransferase; its protein translation is MFELLKEQPADKILMLMQAFREDPREQKIDLGVGVYKDAEGRTPIMRAIKTAEKQLWETETTKSYTGLAGDVGFADAMFGLLMGDAVPRNCVAAAATPGGTGAVRQGFDMIRMADREARVFVSDPSWPNHITMLKHLEMHMQPYRYFDSETRAVDFAGMMEDLADARVGDVVLLHGCCHNPTGANLNATQWQEVIDLLLKNGATPMIDIAYQGFGDGLDEDAAGLRMVVSQMPEVLVAASCSKNFGVYRERTGLLMAVAQDPVRQKANQGMLNHLNRQNFSFPPDHGARLVTMVLDDPALRADWEEEVREIREGVLGLREQLAVELQRLTGSDRFGFIAQHRGMFSRLGATPEQVEAMRQSHGVYMVGDSRINVAGLNAKTVPVLAEAMVAAGV